The Streptomyces cynarae genome contains a region encoding:
- a CDS encoding TIGR02680 family protein has product MMTLPEPSRSDDVPTVRFKPTRAGIIGLWDYRDEEFVFADGRLVLRGHNGSGKTKALEVLFPLVLDGSIDPRRLDPFSGEERTMKSNLLYRGQESAYGYVWMEFTRTTADGELLEAVTVGIGLLAQKSKERPGRFFFVTDGRIGVDFGLLSADSRPLRRKELEKLLGTDALYKTATEYREAIDDRLFGLGRQRYAQLINLLLQLRRPLLAKDLDPDKLSDTLTAGLRPVDDDLITQAARDFENLAEIQAVLDSLTKADGAVQDFLRDYTAYLRAHARDRVERINARCEATTGHCDKIAKAAKDRRVAEAALKTANTARGEAATNRKKLGAHLEGLRNHDALKKEVGLRELRDRVRSEGKDIADTESRLEKVRQRVARLTAEADGVEKRLGQLHGAADRHMQALLLAGQSASLVTEDDPLNLTDDLMTQVGSRAAVRRHDIGQVRGYLDAAEIAAQDERREQTRFDVADTEVQDYTAACTQAADALAAARSDAVAALQKMIDRWTGTAPTAVLFPADAPTLTDALEAVGEPDAPALTEVFHSLTDERRTSALAQQESLKRRHTETHEQLAKVRAERAKVAAEQDDAPPPNDLRPADRSGRAGAPLWRLIRFTDDVPHEQTAAVEGALYGAGLLTAWVHPHVDATVQAFADNEPDGYLLPLPAAQRPTGRTLADVLVPDEEQSQVPAEAVAAVLASVRLTDDLTPDTGCSPAVSTRAQFTLGIQLGAHPKTQPEYIGATARAARRRERLHALDQTINALEDQLADLATAQQAAAEAVADFDTARRRLPPTAPIAAAVRDVEVTAVQLADARGRRDAAHRALDLAIANTHDKERQLRRAAAAARLPGQRDALVDVERAVNDFVRAGNDLHTTRSTIHDTENDLADRRESIKEQSQDYAEQTEALNTRKADYEALAERLRTEEALLDAPLRDLQRQLEETQTALDEANTSYDQADAEAQAQQTRLTTAENALEHISEALTTALDEQLRTTAGLEPYSRPDLLLLLDAPAATPWTPVSVWPTAEQAASDVIAQLTANPPQVSPDDAARSALPSTTVTLLDAIDTATRGRRATDNVLKTTTTKISTALTDLENALAESDQGYHLEWEPDGDIILARVSDAEGPAPVAEFGLRLAEQVADQRILLEDRERTVLEDALLTGLAQQIHSRTIDARNLVKAMDADTRAKPMSSGTTVGIRWVQSDALTDEQRAVNQLLKKDATALGPSGLAELRSLLRAQIRTGKARDRRKTYQQIIADVLDYRSWRTFELLLSRPGEKEEKLTRSKHSEMSGGEKSASIHLPLFAAAHAQYSSARPTCPRLIALDEAFAGIDEQYRPDLLALTVKFDLDLFMTGHDLWITYPTVPRIAHYDMNYDKASHTVSAMLMLWDGQQILDDLGYPGSDELAAHLLGFTPSRHARAADGLLAGPDDHDIADDQQDEGADEA; this is encoded by the coding sequence ATGATGACGCTCCCTGAGCCGAGCCGGTCTGACGACGTTCCGACCGTCCGCTTCAAGCCCACACGCGCCGGGATCATCGGCCTGTGGGACTACCGGGACGAGGAGTTCGTCTTCGCTGACGGCCGTCTCGTCCTGCGCGGCCACAACGGGTCGGGCAAGACCAAGGCGCTGGAGGTCCTCTTCCCGCTGGTCCTCGACGGCAGCATCGACCCGCGCCGACTGGATCCGTTCAGCGGCGAGGAACGCACGATGAAGTCCAACCTGCTCTACCGGGGCCAGGAATCGGCGTATGGGTACGTGTGGATGGAGTTTACCCGCACCACCGCCGACGGCGAACTGCTGGAGGCCGTGACCGTCGGCATCGGCCTACTGGCTCAGAAGAGCAAGGAACGCCCGGGCCGCTTCTTCTTCGTCACCGACGGCCGGATCGGCGTGGACTTCGGCCTGCTCAGCGCCGACTCTCGGCCACTGCGCAGGAAAGAGCTCGAGAAGCTCCTCGGCACCGACGCGCTCTACAAGACCGCCACCGAGTACCGGGAAGCCATCGATGACCGCCTGTTCGGCCTTGGCCGTCAGCGCTACGCCCAGTTGATCAACCTGCTGCTCCAGTTGCGCCGCCCGCTGCTGGCCAAGGACCTCGACCCGGACAAACTCTCCGACACCCTCACAGCCGGCCTTCGCCCGGTCGATGACGACCTGATTACCCAAGCTGCTCGGGACTTCGAGAACCTTGCCGAGATCCAGGCCGTCTTGGACTCCCTGACCAAGGCCGACGGGGCCGTCCAGGACTTCCTGCGGGACTACACCGCCTACCTGCGCGCGCACGCCCGGGACCGCGTCGAGCGGATCAACGCACGCTGCGAGGCCACCACCGGTCACTGCGACAAGATCGCCAAAGCGGCGAAGGACCGCCGTGTGGCGGAGGCCGCCCTCAAGACCGCCAATACAGCCAGGGGCGAAGCCGCGACGAACCGCAAGAAGCTCGGAGCCCACTTGGAAGGGCTGCGCAACCACGACGCTCTGAAGAAAGAGGTCGGCCTGCGAGAGCTCCGTGACCGCGTCCGAAGCGAGGGAAAGGACATCGCCGACACGGAGAGCCGCCTGGAGAAGGTGCGGCAGCGCGTGGCGCGTCTGACAGCTGAGGCCGACGGGGTCGAGAAGCGGCTTGGTCAGCTGCACGGCGCTGCCGACCGGCACATGCAGGCCCTGCTGTTGGCAGGGCAGTCCGCCAGCTTGGTCACCGAGGACGACCCGCTGAACCTCACCGATGACCTTATGACCCAGGTCGGGAGCCGGGCTGCGGTACGCCGTCATGACATCGGTCAGGTGCGCGGATACCTGGACGCGGCCGAAATCGCTGCCCAGGACGAGCGTCGCGAACAGACCCGGTTCGACGTCGCAGACACGGAGGTCCAGGACTACACCGCCGCCTGCACCCAGGCCGCCGACGCCCTCGCCGCCGCCCGATCCGATGCCGTCGCCGCGCTGCAAAAGATGATCGACCGTTGGACGGGCACGGCCCCGACCGCCGTTCTCTTCCCCGCTGACGCGCCGACTCTCACCGACGCGCTGGAAGCCGTCGGCGAGCCGGATGCGCCCGCACTGACCGAGGTCTTCCATTCGCTCACCGACGAACGCCGTACCAGCGCTCTTGCCCAGCAGGAATCGCTCAAGCGCCGCCATACCGAGACACACGAACAACTCGCCAAGGTGCGCGCCGAACGAGCGAAGGTTGCCGCTGAACAAGATGATGCTCCTCCGCCAAACGACCTGCGACCGGCAGACCGCAGCGGCCGTGCCGGCGCCCCACTGTGGCGGCTGATCCGCTTCACTGACGACGTGCCGCACGAGCAGACCGCGGCGGTGGAAGGCGCCCTGTATGGGGCGGGGCTGCTCACAGCCTGGGTCCACCCGCACGTCGACGCCACCGTGCAGGCATTCGCCGACAATGAGCCCGACGGCTACCTGCTCCCACTGCCGGCTGCCCAACGTCCCACCGGCCGGACCCTGGCCGACGTCCTCGTCCCTGACGAGGAACAGTCTCAGGTCCCGGCCGAAGCCGTTGCCGCGGTCTTGGCCTCGGTACGCCTTACCGACGACCTCACCCCTGATACCGGTTGCTCTCCCGCGGTGAGCACTCGCGCACAGTTCACACTGGGGATCCAGCTCGGCGCCCACCCGAAGACCCAGCCCGAGTACATCGGTGCCACCGCCCGCGCCGCCCGACGCCGCGAACGCTTGCACGCCCTGGACCAGACGATCAACGCGCTGGAAGACCAGCTCGCTGACCTGGCCACCGCGCAGCAAGCCGCCGCCGAGGCCGTGGCGGACTTCGACACTGCCCGCCGTCGGCTGCCGCCCACCGCACCGATCGCCGCAGCCGTCCGTGACGTCGAGGTCACCGCCGTCCAGCTCGCCGACGCCCGAGGACGGCGGGATGCCGCACACCGGGCCCTCGATCTGGCCATCGCCAATACCCACGACAAAGAGCGCCAGCTGCGTCGTGCGGCTGCCGCTGCCCGCCTACCCGGACAGCGCGACGCACTCGTTGACGTCGAACGCGCGGTCAACGATTTCGTCAGAGCCGGCAATGACCTTCACACCACGCGATCCACCATCCACGACACCGAGAACGATCTCGCCGACCGCCGCGAGAGCATCAAAGAGCAGAGCCAGGACTACGCCGAACAGACCGAGGCACTGAACACTCGCAAGGCCGACTACGAGGCCTTGGCGGAACGCCTGCGTACCGAGGAAGCGCTGCTGGACGCTCCCTTGCGCGACCTCCAAAGGCAGCTTGAGGAAACCCAGACCGCCTTGGACGAAGCCAATACGTCCTACGACCAGGCCGACGCAGAAGCCCAGGCGCAGCAAACCCGGCTCACCACCGCCGAGAACGCCCTGGAACACATCAGCGAAGCCCTCACCACGGCCCTGGACGAACAACTGCGCACCACCGCTGGCCTCGAGCCCTACTCCCGCCCCGACCTGCTCCTCCTGCTGGACGCCCCCGCGGCCACCCCATGGACACCCGTCAGCGTCTGGCCCACCGCCGAACAAGCCGCCAGTGACGTGATCGCCCAGCTCACCGCCAACCCGCCGCAGGTGTCCCCGGATGACGCCGCCCGCAGCGCCCTGCCGTCCACCACGGTCACGCTCCTGGACGCCATCGATACCGCCACCCGCGGCCGTCGGGCTACCGATAACGTTCTCAAGACCACCACCACGAAGATCTCCACCGCCCTGACCGACCTGGAAAACGCGCTCGCGGAATCCGATCAGGGCTACCACCTGGAGTGGGAACCGGACGGCGACATCATCCTCGCCCGAGTCTCCGACGCCGAAGGCCCCGCCCCGGTCGCCGAGTTCGGCCTCCGACTGGCCGAGCAAGTCGCCGACCAGCGCATCCTGCTGGAAGACCGCGAACGCACCGTCCTGGAAGACGCCCTGCTGACCGGACTGGCCCAGCAGATCCACTCCCGCACCATCGACGCCCGCAACCTGGTCAAGGCCATGGACGCCGACACCCGCGCCAAACCCATGTCCTCCGGCACCACCGTCGGCATCCGCTGGGTGCAGTCCGACGCCCTGACCGACGAACAGCGCGCCGTCAACCAGCTACTGAAGAAGGACGCAACGGCCCTGGGCCCGTCTGGACTGGCCGAACTACGCTCCCTGCTGCGCGCCCAGATCCGCACCGGCAAAGCACGCGACCGCCGCAAGACCTACCAGCAGATCATCGCCGACGTCCTGGACTACCGCTCCTGGCGCACCTTCGAACTGCTGCTGTCGCGGCCCGGCGAGAAAGAAGAGAAACTCACCCGCTCCAAGCACAGCGAGATGTCCGGCGGCGAGAAATCCGCTTCCATCCACCTCCCGCTGTTCGCCGCAGCCCACGCCCAGTACAGCTCCGCCCGCCCCACCTGCCCCCGCCTGATCGCCCTGGACGAAGCCTTCGCCGGCATCGACGAGCAGTACCGCCCCGATCTGCTCGCCCTGACCGTCAAATTCGACCTAGACCTGTTCATGACCGGGCACGACCTGTGGATCACCTACCCCACCGTCCCCCGCATTGCCCACTACGACATGAACTACGACAAGGCCAGCCACACCGTCTCCGCCATGCTCATGCTCTGGGACGGACAGCAGATCCTCGACGATCTCGGCTACCCCGGATCCGACGAGTTGGCCGCCCATCTCCTCGGCTTCACCCCAAGTCGGCACGCGCGCGCCGCCGACGGCCTGCTCGCCGGCCCGGACGACCACGACATCGCTGACGACCAGCAGGACGAAGGAGCGGATGAAGCGTGA
- a CDS encoding TIGR02679 family protein, translating into MTTTPATTHERYLQPEYTRLLAAARRSLERTGGRLDGTISVSAPTDAEREAIIGLTGTYRPPGTAKITIRLADLDAAIRTATGSPLAEVLTRAGGPLRNRPAEKAALQHARTQLLAQAESSPLHSTRPWYRVWLSNLATDGTLTTLINKGDTSALAHAVRVLEHLDARAAGTPPLMLPALAEIATGDTKALNPGRGPLPNLVLRALAHAHSASVPSTAEERRELWDAFDVIVDDLASRVLVLNLPAHGQGLGEWLTGAASYGTPFHITLHQLVTLPITVSLPTVYVCENPAVLRRAAQELGPESPPLICAEGRPSTAFHRLARTITHGGGTLHYHGDFDWPGIDMTSQLINLYNARPWMMTAADYNTGIAQDDDHIRLRGKPQPTPWDPELAAAMRRADQALYEEAVADALLDGLTVRKTGR; encoded by the coding sequence GTGACCACCACTCCTGCGACAACCCACGAGCGCTACCTGCAGCCGGAATACACGCGCCTGCTGGCAGCCGCACGCCGCTCACTGGAACGCACCGGAGGACGCCTCGACGGCACCATCAGCGTCAGCGCACCCACCGACGCCGAACGCGAGGCCATCATCGGCCTGACCGGCACCTACCGCCCACCCGGCACAGCGAAGATCACCATCCGGCTCGCCGACCTCGACGCTGCCATCCGTACTGCCACTGGGTCCCCGCTCGCAGAAGTCCTCACACGAGCCGGCGGACCATTGCGTAATCGCCCTGCCGAGAAGGCCGCTCTCCAGCACGCCCGCACACAACTCCTTGCACAAGCGGAATCCAGCCCGCTCCACTCCACACGTCCCTGGTACCGGGTCTGGTTGAGCAACCTCGCCACCGACGGCACGCTGACCACTTTGATCAACAAAGGCGACACATCAGCGCTCGCCCACGCCGTGCGGGTCCTGGAACACCTCGACGCCCGGGCTGCTGGTACCCCACCGCTCATGCTGCCCGCCCTCGCCGAAATCGCCACCGGTGACACCAAAGCCCTCAATCCCGGACGCGGTCCGCTGCCCAACCTTGTCCTACGCGCCCTGGCTCACGCCCACAGCGCCTCCGTGCCGTCCACTGCCGAAGAGCGCCGTGAGCTGTGGGACGCTTTCGACGTCATCGTCGACGACCTTGCCAGCCGCGTCCTCGTCCTCAACCTCCCCGCCCACGGACAGGGGCTGGGCGAGTGGCTCACCGGTGCGGCCAGCTACGGCACTCCCTTCCACATCACCCTCCACCAACTGGTCACCCTGCCCATCACGGTCAGCCTCCCGACCGTCTACGTCTGCGAGAACCCGGCTGTCCTGCGCCGCGCCGCACAAGAACTCGGCCCAGAAAGCCCGCCGCTGATCTGCGCCGAAGGCCGCCCCTCCACCGCCTTCCATCGGCTTGCTCGCACCATCACGCACGGGGGTGGGACCCTGCACTACCACGGTGACTTCGACTGGCCCGGTATCGACATGACCAGCCAGCTGATCAACCTCTATAACGCCCGCCCCTGGATGATGACCGCGGCCGACTACAACACCGGAATCGCTCAGGACGACGACCACATCCGGCTCCGCGGTAAGCCGCAGCCCACGCCATGGGACCCGGAACTCGCAGCGGCCATGAGACGGGCCGACCAGGCCCTCTACGAAGAGGCGGTCGCCGATGCCCTGCTCGATGGCCTGACTGTACGTAAGACTGGAAGATGA
- a CDS encoding ATP-binding protein, whose translation MVSAAADAVPPARRQVVELARTLDASLQDEALETVELLASEVIANAVLHSASPCEVVVTRTAKRLRVEVTDTEPTMPSAVAAGPNDESGRGLLLVGALADAWGMQPKPDGKTTWFEIGLESPHERIGDGSTEAPSSPHVAAVRRDDHQGCLAPPVKSRTSSVPAVIGEGHQAA comes from the coding sequence ATGGTTTCGGCTGCCGCAGACGCAGTCCCGCCCGCGCGTCGCCAAGTTGTAGAACTGGCCCGGACCTTGGACGCCTCCTTGCAAGATGAAGCGCTGGAGACCGTTGAGCTGCTGGCGAGTGAGGTCATAGCCAACGCCGTCCTACATTCAGCCAGCCCGTGCGAGGTCGTTGTGACGCGCACCGCCAAACGGCTTCGTGTGGAGGTCACGGACACTGAGCCTACGATGCCGAGCGCCGTCGCAGCCGGGCCGAACGACGAGAGCGGCCGAGGTCTCCTGCTCGTCGGCGCTTTGGCGGATGCCTGGGGCATGCAACCGAAACCTGACGGCAAGACGACGTGGTTCGAGATTGGGCTGGAGTCGCCGCACGAAAGGATTGGCGACGGCTCCACGGAGGCCCCGTCCTCCCCTCATGTAGCTGCCGTGCGACGAGATGATCATCAGGGCTGCCTGGCGCCGCCGGTAAAATCGCGGACGTCGTCGGTCCCGGCGGTTATCGGGGAGGGGCATCAAGCTGCCTGA
- the gltX gene encoding glutamate--tRNA ligase → MFHVGGARSALYNWAVARQSGGKFVLRIEDTDAARNKPEWIDGIISALAAIGISKDDPTFEGPYFQSQNANRHSEAAQQLYTQGRAYYCDCTREQLQERTGSQHLGYDGFCRDRGLEYVEGRALRFRTPTEGETVVVDLVRGEPSFPNSAIEDFVIARGDGSPVFLIANVVDDLDEGITLVIRGDEHLSNTPKQQLLWEALGAKPPVWAHLPVIVNEKRQKLSKRRDKVALEDYLAEGYLPEAMTNYLMLLGWGPGDDVELRPYEELEEKFRIEDVNTSPAFFDIKKLTAFNGEYIRALPLEKFIEACQPWLRAPYANWAPEDFDQAAWEAIAPHAQTRVAVLSDITANVDFLFLKEPVEDEASWDKAMKGDPVALLTTARTKLETADWTSTESLKEAVLAAGEEHGLKLGKAQAPVRVAVTGRTVGLPLFESLEVLGKYRTLARIDAALAKLAS, encoded by the coding sequence ATGTTCCACGTTGGCGGGGCCCGGTCGGCTCTCTACAACTGGGCCGTCGCGCGACAGTCGGGGGGCAAGTTCGTCCTGCGGATCGAGGACACCGACGCGGCCCGCAACAAGCCGGAGTGGATCGACGGCATCATCAGCGCGCTCGCGGCCATCGGGATCTCCAAGGACGATCCCACCTTCGAGGGTCCGTACTTCCAGTCGCAGAACGCCAACCGTCACAGCGAGGCTGCCCAGCAGCTCTATACGCAGGGCCGCGCGTACTACTGCGACTGCACCCGTGAGCAGCTCCAGGAGCGGACCGGTTCGCAGCACCTCGGCTACGACGGGTTCTGCCGGGACCGGGGTCTGGAGTACGTGGAGGGCCGGGCGCTGCGGTTCCGTACGCCCACCGAGGGCGAGACGGTCGTCGTGGACCTCGTCCGGGGTGAGCCGTCCTTCCCGAACTCGGCGATCGAGGACTTCGTCATCGCCCGCGGTGACGGCTCCCCGGTCTTCCTGATCGCCAACGTGGTCGACGACCTCGACGAGGGCATCACCCTGGTCATCCGCGGTGACGAGCACCTGTCGAACACGCCGAAGCAGCAGCTGCTGTGGGAGGCGCTCGGCGCGAAGCCCCCGGTGTGGGCGCACCTGCCGGTGATCGTGAACGAGAAGCGGCAGAAGCTGTCCAAGCGCCGTGACAAGGTCGCCCTTGAGGACTACCTCGCCGAGGGCTACCTGCCGGAGGCGATGACCAACTACCTGATGCTGCTCGGCTGGGGCCCCGGCGACGACGTCGAGCTCCGCCCGTACGAGGAACTGGAGGAGAAGTTCCGCATCGAGGACGTGAACACCTCGCCGGCCTTCTTCGACATCAAGAAGCTGACCGCCTTCAACGGCGAGTACATCCGCGCCCTGCCGCTGGAGAAGTTCATCGAGGCCTGCCAGCCGTGGCTGCGCGCCCCGTACGCCAACTGGGCGCCCGAGGACTTCGACCAGGCCGCATGGGAGGCGATCGCCCCCCATGCCCAGACCCGCGTGGCCGTCCTCTCGGACATCACGGCCAACGTCGACTTCCTGTTCCTGAAGGAGCCGGTGGAGGACGAGGCGTCCTGGGACAAGGCGATGAAGGGCGACCCGGTGGCTCTCCTGACCACGGCCCGCACCAAGCTGGAGACGGCCGACTGGACCAGCACCGAGTCCCTCAAGGAGGCGGTCCTGGCCGCCGGCGAGGAGCACGGCCTGAAGCTGGGCAAGGCCCAGGCCCCGGTGCGTGTCGCGGTCACGGGCCGCACGGTCGGTCTGCCCCTCTTCGAGTCCCTCGAGGTCCTCGGCAAGTACCGCACGCTCGCTCGGATCGACGCGGCGCTGGCTAAGCTCGCCAGCTGA
- a CDS encoding glycosyltransferase: MTPVVHSMSPRGRTGGRVYLRMIHDATADSIEWRTVPDYKRAYTVRRGRKVRHLARLAPHIRALRNEPGTFLWDDLSILFFTREMRARTVFVFHHYEPLQFDSWPLEPLLWRRLFAVLPQCRAVVCVAPSWAAFLQERGVNNVQVIYNAFDLAKIDRVRGMDPAECKARLGLPQDEITVYAGKAVHWKGVETVAKAIKGEPGFRLVTTGSNTIGSPGHHFDLPRPRYLELLRACDVGVFTPRMREGWSRCAAEALLLGMPCLIQPIAGLGDLARLTEQPPPDPRRLARQIRERADAAPDESKAVYETLARFDTTYFHDAWSRLLAQAAGP, translated from the coding sequence GTGACCCCGGTCGTCCACTCCATGTCGCCGCGGGGCCGCACCGGAGGCCGCGTCTACCTCCGCATGATCCACGACGCCACAGCCGATTCGATCGAATGGCGCACGGTGCCGGACTACAAACGCGCCTACACCGTCCGCCGAGGACGAAAGGTGCGACACCTCGCCCGCCTCGCACCTCACATCCGCGCACTCAGAAACGAGCCGGGCACGTTCCTCTGGGACGACCTCAGCATCCTGTTCTTCACCCGGGAGATGCGGGCCCGGACCGTCTTCGTCTTCCACCACTACGAACCGCTCCAGTTCGACTCCTGGCCTCTCGAACCGCTCCTGTGGCGCAGGCTCTTCGCGGTTCTTCCCCAGTGCCGCGCGGTCGTGTGCGTCGCCCCGTCCTGGGCGGCGTTCCTCCAGGAGCGCGGGGTGAACAACGTCCAGGTGATCTACAACGCCTTCGACCTCGCCAAGATCGACAGAGTCCGCGGCATGGACCCGGCCGAATGCAAGGCCCGCCTCGGTCTTCCCCAGGACGAGATCACCGTGTACGCGGGCAAAGCCGTGCACTGGAAAGGCGTCGAGACGGTCGCTAAGGCCATCAAGGGCGAACCCGGGTTCCGTCTCGTGACCACCGGAAGCAACACCATCGGCTCCCCGGGCCACCACTTCGACCTGCCCCGCCCCCGGTACCTCGAACTCCTGCGGGCCTGCGACGTCGGTGTCTTCACTCCGCGCATGCGGGAAGGGTGGAGCCGGTGTGCCGCAGAGGCCCTGCTTCTGGGCATGCCCTGCCTCATCCAGCCGATCGCCGGACTCGGTGACCTTGCGCGTCTGACCGAGCAGCCGCCCCCGGATCCACGCCGGCTGGCCCGGCAGATACGGGAGCGGGCGGACGCGGCGCCCGACGAGTCGAAGGCCGTGTACGAGACGCTGGCCCGCTTCGACACGACGTACTTCCACGACGCCTGGTCCCGCCTCCTCGCACAGGCGGCGGGACCGTGA
- a CDS encoding HD domain-containing protein translates to MTSTPAVKDQLGFKDWPEPERERGRLAATLATTIYAGHVRDQGTPYINHPVRVVTILKNELGVTDPELLILGLLHDALEISPSAEPLIASRLGPALTQRLRSMTPDHRLEQRPKQPQDSDVWHSKIRSLGPEELLVRLADRIDNLRDLRHSPDPDRRTRFLNSLTSTYLPLAEESRVASAPLRAAYEVLHTEYQQQTEADR, encoded by the coding sequence ATGACCAGCACCCCCGCCGTGAAGGACCAACTCGGCTTCAAGGACTGGCCGGAGCCGGAACGAGAGCGCGGGCGACTCGCCGCAACCCTCGCCACGACGATCTACGCCGGTCACGTCCGTGACCAGGGCACTCCCTACATCAACCACCCGGTGCGCGTCGTGACCATCCTGAAGAACGAGCTCGGCGTCACCGATCCCGAACTGCTCATCCTCGGCCTGCTGCACGACGCGCTGGAGATCTCGCCGTCGGCGGAGCCCCTCATAGCGTCCCGCCTGGGCCCAGCCCTCACACAACGGCTGCGCTCCATGACCCCCGACCACAGGCTGGAGCAGCGCCCCAAGCAGCCGCAGGACTCGGACGTCTGGCACAGCAAGATCAGGAGTCTCGGCCCGGAGGAACTCCTCGTCCGTCTCGCCGACCGAATCGACAACCTGCGCGACCTGCGGCACTCGCCGGACCCGGACCGCCGGACGCGCTTCCTCAACAGCCTGACCAGCACCTACCTGCCGCTCGCCGAGGAGTCCCGCGTCGCGAGCGCACCACTGCGAGCCGCGTACGAGGTGCTCCACACCGAGTACCAGCAGCAGACGGAGGCAGACAGGTGA
- a CDS encoding carbamoyltransferase C-terminal domain-containing protein: MPAVLGLNFHHDTSACLVVDGRIYAAEEERWSGVKHNRTTRKGILTAPTHALDWCLRSAGITADDIDHVWTPSMRPSPRHGSWASPEQAELAALLPRALGQRLKLISHHTAHVLAGYLLSGEEHAAGLVIDAGGSPLGTDIASGRERITGYDLRPDSIDRIHQVAPAIAPGPSGPVRTHPSLGHFYRNLALRVIPPGNEVEGSMMALAAFGDPDHYYKELSDLVHLGEHGHVHVAAPWGSYDADTPLRIEGAIWTAQSADSKPLDARADLAAAAQRVFAKAVIHVARHLRRLTAARTLVFSGGCALNSHLNGTLAEESGFENLFVAPAPHDAGTAVGAALYAWNYVLGQPLVPTPEDADWGPLPGPLPNGALAGGYRSVSGLGERLIPTVAALLAGHHVVGWVRGGMEFGPRALGHRSILAHPGKAETKTRLNTLKQRAEYRPLAPLALAEEADAWFLGDGDPFMNRVVRARHCKSDRMPAVVHHDGTARLQTVSRGHSGVRPLLEEFHRLTGVPVLLNTSLNFKGTPILRTAEQAVAAAVELGLDALVVEDTLVLAPHVRIDTAVSASYGTDRA; encoded by the coding sequence ATGCCCGCAGTGCTCGGTCTGAACTTCCACCACGACACCTCTGCCTGCCTCGTCGTCGACGGCCGCATCTACGCAGCCGAGGAGGAACGATGGAGCGGCGTCAAACACAACCGCACCACACGCAAGGGCATCCTCACCGCCCCCACCCATGCCCTCGACTGGTGCCTGCGGTCCGCCGGCATCACCGCCGACGACATCGACCACGTGTGGACCCCGTCCATGCGGCCCAGCCCACGGCACGGATCGTGGGCGTCCCCGGAACAGGCCGAGCTCGCCGCCCTGCTCCCCCGGGCGCTCGGGCAACGGTTGAAGCTCATCTCCCACCACACCGCGCACGTCCTGGCCGGCTATCTGCTCTCCGGCGAGGAACACGCCGCCGGACTGGTCATCGACGCGGGCGGGTCCCCCCTCGGCACGGACATCGCGTCGGGACGCGAACGGATTACCGGCTACGACCTGAGGCCTGACAGCATCGACCGGATCCACCAGGTTGCACCAGCCATCGCCCCCGGTCCATCCGGGCCCGTGCGCACCCACCCGTCGCTCGGCCACTTCTACCGCAACCTGGCGCTGCGAGTGATTCCGCCGGGCAACGAAGTCGAGGGCAGCATGATGGCCCTGGCCGCGTTCGGGGACCCGGACCACTATTACAAGGAACTCAGCGACCTCGTCCATCTCGGCGAGCACGGGCACGTACACGTCGCGGCGCCATGGGGCTCGTACGACGCCGATACTCCGCTCCGGATCGAAGGCGCCATCTGGACCGCGCAGTCTGCCGACTCGAAGCCGCTGGACGCCCGCGCCGACCTGGCTGCGGCGGCACAGCGGGTCTTCGCCAAGGCGGTCATCCACGTGGCCCGTCATCTGCGCCGCCTCACGGCCGCCCGCACACTGGTCTTCTCCGGCGGCTGCGCCCTGAACTCCCATCTCAACGGCACCCTCGCCGAGGAGTCCGGCTTCGAGAACCTGTTCGTCGCCCCAGCGCCGCACGACGCCGGCACCGCGGTCGGCGCCGCCCTTTACGCCTGGAACTACGTTCTCGGACAACCCCTTGTGCCGACACCCGAGGACGCTGACTGGGGCCCGCTCCCCGGCCCCCTTCCCAACGGAGCGCTCGCGGGCGGCTACCGCAGCGTCTCCGGCCTCGGTGAACGGCTGATCCCAACCGTCGCCGCGCTCCTCGCGGGCCACCACGTCGTCGGCTGGGTACGCGGCGGCATGGAGTTCGGGCCCAGGGCCCTCGGTCACCGCTCGATCCTCGCCCACCCCGGCAAGGCGGAGACCAAGACCCGCCTGAACACCCTCAAACAGCGAGCCGAATACCGCCCGTTGGCGCCCCTGGCACTGGCCGAGGAAGCCGACGCGTGGTTCCTCGGGGACGGCGACCCGTTCATGAACCGCGTCGTACGCGCCCGGCACTGCAAGTCCGACCGGATGCCCGCAGTTGTCCATCACGACGGAACCGCCCGTCTCCAGACCGTGAGCCGAGGGCACTCCGGCGTCCGCCCGCTCCTGGAGGAGTTCCACCGGCTCACAGGCGTGCCCGTCCTTTTGAACACTTCCCTGAACTTCAAGGGAACGCCCATTCTCCGCACCGCCGAACAGGCCGTCGCCGCCGCGGTCGAGCTCGGTCTCGACGCCTTGGTCGTCGAGGACACGCTGGTCCTCGCCCCACACGTGCGCATCGACACGGCCGTGTCGGCCTCCTACGGAACGGACCGCGCATGA